Proteins co-encoded in one Gleimia hominis genomic window:
- a CDS encoding YtxH domain-containing protein encodes MARKLSFILGAGIGYVLGTRAGRSRYESIKRHASKLRNSPTLAKPIDNASEKVSEALRRGGQAATDKIVSVVKERVFGVAPEPKPEYVDVDVVEVTEEPPADSAKTPGFESSEGFEGK; translated from the coding sequence ATGGCACGCAAACTATCGTTCATACTCGGAGCTGGCATCGGATACGTGCTCGGCACCCGCGCCGGTAGGTCCCGGTACGAGTCAATTAAACGACACGCTTCCAAACTGCGTAACTCACCAACGTTGGCGAAACCGATCGATAATGCGTCCGAGAAAGTGTCGGAAGCCCTGCGGCGCGGTGGGCAGGCTGCTACCGACAAGATTGTATCTGTAGTTAAAGAACGTGTGTTCGGCGTAGCGCCGGAACCGAAACCGGAATACGTGGACGTAGACGTAGTGGAAGTTACAGAAGAACCACCTGCCGATTCCGCTAAAACACCTGGTTTCGAAAGCTCTGAAGGTTTCGAAGGAAAATAA
- a CDS encoding HNH endonuclease family protein — translation MRKIRVADWVVIVLISVIGIALVLYLSSGTLGKFFGRAKLEDIPYSQARNYVAQLQVRGKQHTPKYARAAYGQAWADVDRNGCDTRNDILGRDMTAVRFKNGNCKVASGELNDPYTGKKIHFKRGAETSPAVQIDHVVALADAWRSGAWQWDTRKREQFANDPMNLLAVDGPANQDKGSKSADQWLPPNEDYQCAYVARQAKVKARWVLTVTTQEKQAIINTLAHCPAMG, via the coding sequence GTGAGGAAAATACGGGTAGCGGACTGGGTCGTGATCGTCCTGATCAGCGTGATCGGCATAGCGCTTGTGCTCTACCTGTCCAGCGGGACGCTGGGGAAGTTCTTCGGTCGCGCCAAGCTGGAGGACATCCCGTATTCCCAGGCCCGCAATTACGTTGCCCAACTCCAAGTTAGAGGAAAACAGCATACTCCCAAATACGCGCGCGCAGCATACGGACAGGCATGGGCGGACGTGGACCGCAACGGTTGCGACACGCGCAACGACATCCTGGGGCGGGACATGACGGCGGTGCGTTTTAAAAACGGGAACTGCAAGGTCGCCTCCGGAGAACTAAACGACCCGTATACCGGTAAGAAGATTCATTTTAAACGCGGGGCCGAAACTTCCCCGGCAGTGCAAATAGACCACGTGGTGGCGCTCGCGGACGCGTGGCGGTCTGGCGCGTGGCAGTGGGATACGCGCAAACGTGAACAGTTCGCGAACGACCCCATGAACCTGCTGGCAGTAGATGGGCCCGCGAACCAAGATAAAGGCAGTAAATCGGCAGACCAGTGGCTGCCCCCAAATGAGGACTACCAGTGCGCGTACGTGGCGCGGCAAGCCAAGGTTAAAGCCCGGTGGGTGCTCACGGTTACGACCCAAGAAAAACAAGCGATCATCAACACGCTCGCCCACTGCCCGGCGATGGGCTAA
- a CDS encoding trimeric intracellular cation channel family protein: protein MGLLQELNDAIPDLFRAIDLTGVFLNGILGGRLARQKGFDPVGYAVLALMSAMGGGIIRDVMLSAGPPIALTDPYYIIVAILGALTALLWKLDSRPSRVLIVIADGTVLGTWAATGAMKTLALGFGVMPAILMGMTTAVGGGMIRDISAGNVPMVFGGNELYATPAAVSSVIMVGFFHADLAMMGMLVATVVGSAFTCLANWRSWKLPASPDWTLTITSEQLRRLLKTRRNRPRTPQGKVRVKRNRTAAAPTVEVVFEEEKPTDPPEERK from the coding sequence ATGGGGCTGTTACAGGAACTGAACGACGCCATCCCCGACCTGTTTCGCGCAATCGACCTGACGGGCGTGTTTTTGAACGGGATTCTGGGTGGGCGGCTGGCCCGGCAGAAGGGGTTCGACCCGGTGGGTTACGCGGTGTTGGCGTTAATGTCTGCGATGGGTGGGGGCATTATTCGTGACGTGATGCTGTCGGCTGGCCCACCGATAGCGTTGACGGACCCGTACTACATTATTGTGGCGATTTTGGGGGCGTTGACGGCGCTGCTGTGGAAGTTAGATTCGCGGCCTTCGCGCGTGTTGATTGTGATTGCCGATGGCACTGTGCTTGGCACGTGGGCGGCGACGGGGGCAATGAAAACCCTGGCCCTTGGGTTTGGGGTAATGCCTGCCATTTTGATGGGGATGACCACCGCGGTTGGAGGCGGGATGATCCGCGACATTTCTGCAGGCAACGTCCCAATGGTGTTTGGTGGCAACGAGCTTTATGCCACGCCCGCTGCGGTTAGTTCGGTGATTATGGTGGGATTTTTCCACGCGGATCTTGCGATGATGGGGATGCTGGTGGCCACCGTGGTTGGGTCCGCGTTTACGTGTTTAGCGAACTGGCGTAGCTGGAAGCTACCGGCCTCACCAGATTGGACGTTGACGATCACGTCTGAACAGTTGCGGCGCCTGTTGAAAACCCGTCGCAATCGCCCGCGCACACCTCAGGGTAAGGTGCGGGTGAAGCGGAACCGAACTGCTGCAGCCCCCACTGTGGAAGTTGTGTTTGAAGAAGAAAAACCCACTGACCCACCTGAGGAACGTAAGTGA
- a CDS encoding alpha/beta hydrolase — MAEVEISTPRGKVLRGSFVNPVDATDAAVLFSHPFLGERTSNSYFDMLAATYRGAGYATLEFDYSGCGRSDDDVITARNQQEDLQSASSWLVEHGFSRQVLHAHSFGSLVALRAHPQATQAMILTGMITGPISFEWSHIFSEGQLDDLEQRGETRIPNDTDPQRKYFLISRQTLVDLSMNKTEELLADLSAPILAIHDADDIAQGLDKASAEVVADLPAGSKRVLIPHAHFGSGQDVDRLRELSLQWARDHVPPRLG; from the coding sequence ATGGCTGAGGTAGAGATCTCGACTCCGCGCGGCAAGGTTCTGCGCGGTAGTTTTGTGAACCCTGTGGATGCAACAGACGCAGCGGTACTCTTCTCTCACCCATTCCTTGGGGAACGCACGTCCAACAGTTATTTCGACATGCTCGCCGCAACCTACCGGGGGGCGGGTTACGCCACTTTGGAGTTCGACTACTCTGGGTGCGGGCGTTCTGACGACGATGTGATTACCGCCCGGAACCAGCAAGAAGACCTGCAGTCCGCCAGTTCGTGGCTGGTTGAACACGGGTTTTCCCGCCAGGTTCTGCACGCGCATTCGTTTGGTTCCCTGGTTGCGTTGCGCGCGCACCCTCAGGCAACCCAAGCCATGATTTTAACGGGGATGATTACGGGCCCGATTTCATTTGAATGGTCCCATATTTTTTCTGAGGGACAGCTCGACGATTTGGAACAGCGGGGCGAAACCCGGATCCCGAACGACACGGATCCGCAGCGCAAGTACTTTCTGATATCGCGCCAAACCCTGGTGGACCTGTCGATGAATAAGACGGAAGAACTACTGGCGGATCTGAGCGCGCCGATCCTTGCGATTCACGACGCGGACGATATCGCCCAGGGGTTAGATAAGGCGAGTGCGGAAGTGGTGGCGGACCTGCCGGCGGGGTCGAAACGCGTGTTGATACCGCACGCGCATTTTGGTTCGGGCCAAGATGTTGACCGGTTGCGCGAGCTTTCACTGCAGTGGGCACGCGACCACGTGCCCCCGCGACTGGGGTAG
- a CDS encoding SOS response-associated peptidase: MCGRYALWDEEENLVPLFNVDRMFAPVQPTWNAAPSQLLPVVFERLIEPKEPSPHSGGSKSQVGPEASKPASDAAKTQPDGLVERRLQPLQWGLVPSWARDDKRPMINARSETALQKPSFKASMRRQRCLVPANGYFEWQTTPEGKQPFFLTKPPAGPNVTKASADPNPADPHADSDVCAQTGRAPQAAEVSAANPAEVAAQDPVMGFAGIYDAWQGPDGWLRTFAILTRAAPDALGHIHDRSPVVVPPELWDEWLCPTIDTDAEVGALLDAIPAPNLMPRAVSKAVGNVANNNPSLVQRLD; this comes from the coding sequence ATGTGTGGACGTTACGCCCTGTGGGATGAGGAGGAGAACCTGGTTCCACTGTTTAACGTGGACCGCATGTTCGCCCCCGTGCAACCAACGTGGAATGCGGCTCCCTCGCAGCTGCTGCCCGTCGTGTTTGAACGCCTCATTGAACCGAAGGAACCGAGCCCGCACTCGGGCGGGTCGAAGTCGCAGGTGGGGCCGGAGGCATCGAAACCAGCCTCGGACGCGGCGAAGACGCAGCCAGACGGGTTGGTGGAGCGGCGGTTGCAGCCGTTGCAGTGGGGCCTGGTGCCGTCGTGGGCGCGCGACGACAAGCGTCCCATGATTAATGCGCGCAGTGAAACCGCGTTGCAAAAACCCTCATTTAAAGCTTCTATGCGGCGCCAACGCTGCCTGGTGCCAGCCAACGGGTATTTCGAATGGCAAACCACCCCCGAGGGTAAGCAGCCATTTTTCCTAACTAAACCTCCCGCCGGCCCAAACGTAACCAAGGCCTCCGCCGATCCAAACCCGGCTGATCCCCATGCGGACTCGGACGTGTGCGCGCAAACCGGGCGAGCGCCTCAGGCGGCAGAAGTAAGTGCTGCAAACCCGGCTGAAGTGGCGGCGCAGGATCCGGTGATGGGGTTCGCGGGGATTTACGATGCGTGGCAGGGGCCGGATGGGTGGTTGCGTACGTTCGCGATTCTCACGCGGGCGGCACCGGATGCGCTGGGGCATATTCACGACCGTTCCCCCGTGGTAGTGCCACCAGAGTTGTGGGATGAGTGGTTGTGTCCCACCATTGACACCGACGCGGAAGTGGGGGCGCTTTTGGATGCGATACCCGCGCCGAACCTCATGCCCCGAGCTGTGTCGAAAGCCGTGGGGAACGTGGCGAATAACAACCCGTCGTTAGTGCAGAGGCTCGACTGA
- a CDS encoding alpha/beta fold hydrolase, translated as MVPEPQLARTIRTGKREIVTFPKLGSAQVHVLDEGEGPAVVFSSGLAIAWFDWQDLTDQLLADGYRVICIDRPGAGLSGPLPQGNYPSIVDQAGVIAQVLDAREVESAIVVGHSMGGMVAEAFAQLYPQRCERLVLVDTSYETPPETLGQASPEPARSESVGSEPFSSESAASDLEGERVEREADGVSNESLLARLLESPPVEDLFLFATKQAQVVLTSSPALARLVSKIRFHTKRTPLRSARRVDEAKVSRAVFTKAHILSGMVREYAAYGDWVKQVEKLRHTHTYTGQVAVVAAQSGSHALSERWVSLLDELAGRFADQGAVTGFHVVKASHLVMRDIPQDLAQIIEGD; from the coding sequence ATGGTTCCGGAACCGCAGTTGGCGCGCACAATCCGCACGGGGAAACGAGAAATCGTTACGTTCCCCAAACTGGGGTCGGCGCAAGTACACGTGTTAGATGAGGGGGAAGGCCCAGCGGTTGTGTTTTCTTCCGGTCTGGCGATCGCGTGGTTCGACTGGCAGGATTTAACGGACCAGTTACTAGCCGATGGGTATCGCGTGATCTGCATTGACCGACCTGGGGCGGGATTGTCGGGCCCACTGCCTCAGGGAAATTACCCGTCGATCGTGGACCAGGCGGGGGTGATTGCCCAGGTGTTGGATGCGCGTGAGGTGGAGTCCGCGATTGTGGTGGGTCATTCGATGGGTGGCATGGTTGCGGAGGCGTTTGCGCAGCTCTACCCGCAGCGGTGCGAGCGGCTAGTGCTAGTAGACACCTCGTATGAAACCCCGCCAGAGACGCTTGGGCAGGCCAGCCCGGAACCTGCTCGCTCGGAATCTGTTGGTTCGGAGCCTTTTAGCTCGGAATCTGCTGCTTCGGATCTTGAGGGGGAGCGCGTGGAGCGGGAGGCGGACGGAGTGTCGAACGAGTCTCTGTTAGCGCGACTGTTAGAGAGCCCGCCGGTGGAGGACTTGTTTTTGTTCGCCACGAAACAAGCTCAGGTGGTACTCACGAGTTCACCGGCGTTGGCACGGCTGGTGTCTAAAATCCGGTTCCACACTAAACGCACTCCACTGCGCAGTGCCCGGCGGGTGGATGAGGCAAAAGTGTCGCGCGCCGTATTCACTAAGGCCCATATCCTGTCGGGAATGGTGCGTGAATACGCGGCGTATGGGGACTGGGTGAAACAGGTTGAGAAGCTGCGCCACACCCACACCTACACAGGGCAGGTGGCGGTGGTTGCCGCACAGTCTGGCTCGCACGCCCTGTCGGAACGGTGGGTGTCACTACTGGACGAACTGGCAGGCCGGTTCGCAGACCAAGGAGCGGTGACTGGCTTCCACGTTGTCAAAGCGTCCCACCTGGTGATGCGCGACATCCCTCAAGACCTCGCGCAAATCATTGAAGGCGACTGA
- a CDS encoding VIT1/CCC1 transporter family protein, which translates to MPPQPNAPAPTREQIRRWRRYVADERMEAQTYRYLAKKRDGEEREILLQLAVAECRHEQYWVQRLGKYAKPDPKPSPGSWLLSKLARMFGTLFVLALAQRSEGRSNYDADDDASAQIAADEHIHGEVVRGLAERSRERLSGTFRAAVFGANDGLVSNLALIAGIAATGTTQSMVIAAGFAGLLAGALSMAAGEYISVTSQRELLEASSPSEDMREAVAKLDVHANELELVFRARGDSEQESRDHARTILAAINRPATELTTGSIVTNHAMLSAKQRAKLREDGQQFVEIGSGVRAGLSSFLFFATGAFLPLLPFMFGLSSYVALGVSVVIVGAALMCTGGVTGVLSGKSPLPRALRQLAIGYGATLVTYLLGLAFGASGV; encoded by the coding sequence GTGCCCCCTCAGCCTAACGCCCCCGCTCCCACCCGAGAGCAGATCCGCCGGTGGCGCCGTTACGTTGCCGACGAGCGGATGGAAGCGCAGACCTACCGGTACCTCGCGAAAAAACGCGATGGGGAAGAACGCGAAATCTTACTGCAACTAGCTGTGGCGGAATGCCGCCACGAACAATACTGGGTGCAGCGGTTAGGTAAATACGCGAAACCAGATCCGAAACCTTCCCCGGGTTCGTGGCTGCTGTCGAAACTGGCGCGCATGTTCGGCACCCTGTTCGTGCTGGCGCTAGCGCAGCGAAGTGAAGGCCGCTCAAACTACGATGCGGACGATGATGCGAGCGCGCAAATCGCTGCGGATGAGCATATTCACGGGGAAGTAGTGCGGGGGCTGGCGGAACGTTCGCGTGAGCGCCTGTCGGGCACGTTCCGCGCCGCCGTTTTCGGGGCGAACGACGGGCTGGTGTCTAACTTAGCGTTGATCGCGGGGATTGCCGCTACTGGTACGACGCAGTCCATGGTGATTGCCGCCGGGTTCGCGGGCTTGCTTGCGGGAGCGTTGTCGATGGCTGCGGGGGAGTACATCTCCGTCACCTCCCAGCGGGAACTTTTGGAGGCCAGTAGTCCCAGCGAGGATATGCGTGAGGCAGTGGCGAAACTCGATGTGCATGCGAACGAACTGGAACTGGTGTTCCGCGCTCGCGGTGATTCCGAGCAGGAGTCGCGCGACCACGCCCGCACTATTTTGGCGGCGATTAACCGGCCCGCAACCGAACTGACAACTGGTTCGATTGTCACTAACCACGCTATGCTCAGTGCTAAGCAGCGGGCGAAACTGCGTGAGGATGGCCAGCAGTTTGTGGAGATTGGTTCGGGTGTTCGCGCGGGCTTGTCTTCGTTCCTGTTTTTCGCGACCGGCGCGTTTTTGCCGTTGCTTCCGTTCATGTTCGGGTTGTCGAGCTACGTGGCGCTTGGGGTGTCCGTGGTGATTGTGGGGGCGGCCCTGATGTGTACCGGTGGGGTGACGGGCGTGCTGTCGGGTAAGTCCCCGCTTCCACGAGCGTTGCGGCAGTTGGCAATCGGTTACGGTGCTACGTTAGTTACGTACTTGCTGGGGTTGGCTTTTGGTGCCTCTGGCGTGTAG
- a CDS encoding DUF3418 domain-containing protein, with protein sequence MSRFNASQLAQRAAALPVVTFPPDLPVSARRDDIAQAIDRNQVVIISGETGSGKTTQIPKICLQLGRGVRGMIGHTQPRRIAARTVANRIAQELGTNVGNQPGDAVGFQVRFTDQVGPTTLVKLMTDGILLAEIAHDPLLRAYDTIIIDEAHERSLNIDFLIGYLTQLLPKRPDLKVIITSATIDSQRFAEHFTGSNGKPAPVIEVSGRTYPVEIRYRPLVADTPGDKGGSHAHSSAAPQAEEKKHDRANHAGQISQPDQTNEAHQPEQAGQADEANQTDQMDQADQKALVLEDPDADLPTLGYGMGEEIDYITGICHAVDELMADGDGDILVFLPGERDIRDTEAGLEDHLGTRFIKAGEARANSVPGGVEVMPLFSRLSAAQQQRIFKPHPRRRIVLATNVAETSLTVPGIRYVIDPGLARISRYSNRTKVQRLPIEPVSQASANQRSGRCGRVDDGVAIRLYSQRDFHARPRFTEPEILRTSLASVILQMAALGLGDVEGFPFLDAPAPRAIKDGVVLLEELGALRVGVRPLKLTRVGRQLARLPIDPRLARMLVEAGRSGCASEVLIIVAALSVQDVRERPAEHQQAADESHARFLDATSDFLTYLNIWRYLRSSARDMSNSAFRRMCRDEFLHYLRWREWQDVVGQLSQMAREIRIRFDTLSVPSRSLVQRCRRDGGAKDAHARAAMALTAKTSAKNADDIHRAVLVGLLTNIGMWDQARSEYQGTRGGRFVIWPGSGLARKHYEWVMAAELVETSRVFARTVARIQPEWVEKHAQRLVKHVYGEPYWSTRNGAAMVREKVMLYGLTLIADRPVLLANVPPHASFDIPQSATTLGSRTALGSGSAVGPVGSVSGSPKELARQMFISHALVAGQWRGRHRFIAHNKRVLEQLEADAQKLRASSSVDEAALYAFFDERVPEDVYGAADFDHWWRGQADKRLLEFSRAALLGEESSDPSGYPSHWVQGDLSLPLRYEFNPGSPRDGVTVRVPVAVLARVRDVGFDWLVPGMLTELLTATIRALPKNLRTQLVPAPDVAGELAVWIRSNIWGLEGTRTTAGHPHSRGANGSSDSAAANRLDGSAAANRLDSSAAANSAPGEAASSDSSGTRKPQAQQSKPQAQRREPKGDTQKGSNGPDPRSLEASLGRLAAWASKSGAASKKSIAKMRQQSQGGSAARGRFETGSNAGSNSASGARTSSAASAADTPATSAEASGSNTRVVSTDVEPALPGTESGLRLPPFFTAFQQAVKAVKNVEVPADLWDQLVLPPHVVMRFEVVDAKGREIRSAEDLTWLQKQLASQSQQAVRSAMRDALQEAFKTADQQVFKHDGNRPGKQHKNQQGPRGKQRKGISQHEGNAEDLPAVHPGGRADQHEGKAPQGTAPQRRSSQAPRGATQVGGAGNAGGLIREQNGLKHWPSLPDTQANGQLSDQTSDHPNATAEGGVIPLDVEARGANGMIVRAYPCLVPQGSAQDPAAGLRLAPTRVQADAQHRQGLAHLVLAQVALSTTRVSTRWSGKQALVLASSPYSSTEELIAQAQRAATLSLIDEAPQPPYKVRTKPRFQALLKFVRENLEDRIYQVLGYVVDALAQYNTVTQQLRKHSSPSELRLVTDVKARVDALVNDRMLQDTPFAWLPHVARFVQAQSKRLDKASSSPTALARDDANARSLAVLHADFLEALERTPANEVTRRAQLQDGLWLVQELAVQFFAQELGTSRKVSQKRLHHLLQH encoded by the coding sequence GTGAGTCGATTTAACGCCAGTCAACTAGCGCAGCGGGCTGCCGCTCTGCCGGTGGTTACGTTCCCACCGGATTTACCGGTGTCTGCGCGGCGCGACGACATTGCGCAGGCGATTGACCGGAACCAAGTGGTGATTATTTCTGGTGAGACCGGTTCGGGTAAAACCACGCAGATACCAAAGATTTGCTTGCAGTTAGGCCGGGGTGTGCGCGGCATGATTGGGCACACGCAGCCGCGGCGGATCGCAGCGCGCACGGTGGCGAACCGGATTGCGCAAGAACTGGGTACGAACGTGGGGAACCAGCCGGGTGACGCAGTGGGGTTCCAGGTGCGTTTCACCGACCAGGTGGGGCCCACCACCTTGGTGAAACTGATGACGGACGGCATTTTGCTAGCCGAGATCGCGCACGACCCCCTGTTGCGTGCTTACGACACCATAATTATTGATGAGGCCCATGAGCGCAGCTTAAATATTGACTTCCTCATCGGCTACCTGACGCAACTGTTGCCTAAACGCCCGGATTTGAAGGTGATCATCACTTCCGCCACCATTGATTCGCAGCGTTTCGCCGAGCATTTCACGGGCTCAAACGGCAAGCCCGCCCCCGTTATTGAAGTTTCGGGCCGCACCTACCCCGTGGAGATCCGCTACCGCCCCCTGGTAGCCGACACGCCTGGCGACAAAGGGGGAAGCCACGCGCACAGCTCCGCCGCCCCTCAGGCAGAAGAAAAAAAGCATGACCGCGCGAACCATGCGGGCCAAATAAGCCAGCCGGACCAAACGAACGAAGCGCACCAGCCGGAACAAGCGGGCCAGGCAGACGAGGCAAACCAAACAGACCAGATGGATCAGGCGGACCAGAAGGCGTTGGTGTTAGAGGACCCGGATGCGGACCTGCCGACCTTGGGGTATGGCATGGGTGAGGAGATTGATTACATCACGGGTATCTGCCACGCGGTGGATGAGCTGATGGCGGACGGGGATGGGGACATCCTCGTGTTTTTGCCAGGTGAGCGGGACATTCGCGATACGGAAGCGGGTTTGGAAGACCATTTAGGCACCCGGTTCATTAAAGCGGGGGAGGCGCGGGCGAACTCTGTGCCCGGTGGGGTGGAAGTGATGCCGCTGTTCTCTAGGTTGTCGGCGGCGCAGCAGCAGCGGATTTTTAAACCCCATCCGCGGCGGCGCATCGTGTTGGCAACGAACGTGGCGGAGACGTCGTTGACGGTACCTGGGATCCGCTATGTGATTGACCCGGGTTTAGCGCGGATTTCGCGGTATTCTAACCGCACTAAGGTGCAGCGCCTGCCGATTGAACCGGTTTCGCAGGCGTCAGCGAATCAGCGTTCGGGCCGGTGTGGGCGCGTGGACGATGGGGTGGCGATCCGCCTGTATTCGCAGCGGGATTTCCACGCCCGCCCCCGGTTTACGGAACCAGAGATTCTGCGGACCTCGCTGGCGTCCGTTATTTTGCAGATGGCGGCGTTGGGTTTGGGGGACGTGGAGGGGTTCCCGTTTTTAGACGCCCCCGCCCCTCGGGCAATTAAAGATGGCGTAGTTTTGCTTGAGGAACTGGGGGCTCTGCGCGTGGGAGTGCGACCGTTGAAGCTCACGCGGGTGGGGCGGCAGTTGGCGCGTCTCCCGATTGACCCACGGTTGGCGCGCATGCTGGTGGAAGCGGGGCGCAGTGGGTGTGCGTCTGAGGTTTTGATTATTGTGGCGGCCCTGTCGGTGCAGGACGTGCGGGAGCGTCCGGCGGAGCATCAGCAGGCTGCGGATGAGTCGCATGCCCGGTTCTTGGATGCGACGTCTGATTTTTTGACTTATTTGAATATTTGGCGTTATTTGCGCTCTTCAGCGCGGGACATGTCGAATTCTGCGTTCCGGCGGATGTGTCGGGATGAGTTCTTGCATTACTTGCGGTGGCGGGAGTGGCAGGACGTGGTGGGTCAGCTTTCGCAGATGGCGCGGGAGATCCGGATTCGGTTCGACACGCTTTCGGTGCCGTCGCGGTCTTTGGTGCAGCGGTGCCGCCGCGATGGAGGCGCTAAGGATGCGCATGCGCGTGCGGCGATGGCGTTGACGGCAAAGACGTCTGCGAAGAATGCGGATGATATTCACCGTGCAGTACTGGTGGGTTTGCTTACCAATATTGGGATGTGGGATCAGGCGCGGTCGGAGTATCAGGGCACGCGTGGGGGCCGGTTTGTGATTTGGCCGGGTTCTGGGTTGGCGCGGAAGCATTACGAGTGGGTGATGGCTGCGGAGCTGGTGGAGACGTCCCGCGTGTTTGCCCGCACGGTGGCGCGGATTCAACCGGAGTGGGTGGAAAAGCACGCGCAGCGTTTGGTTAAGCACGTTTATGGTGAGCCGTATTGGTCGACGCGTAATGGTGCGGCGATGGTGCGTGAGAAAGTGATGTTGTATGGGCTCACGTTGATTGCGGACCGGCCCGTGTTGTTGGCGAATGTGCCGCCGCACGCGTCGTTTGATATTCCGCAGTCTGCCACCACTTTGGGTTCTAGGACTGCGCTTGGGTCTGGTTCTGCGGTGGGTCCGGTTGGGTCGGTGTCTGGTTCGCCCAAGGAGTTGGCGCGGCAGATGTTTATTTCGCACGCGTTGGTTGCGGGGCAGTGGCGTGGTCGACACCGCTTTATTGCGCATAATAAACGGGTGTTGGAGCAGTTGGAGGCGGATGCGCAGAAGTTGCGTGCGTCTAGTTCTGTTGATGAGGCTGCGTTATACGCGTTTTTTGATGAGCGGGTTCCAGAGGACGTGTATGGGGCGGCGGATTTTGACCACTGGTGGCGTGGGCAGGCCGATAAGCGGTTGTTGGAGTTTTCGCGCGCTGCGTTGCTTGGGGAGGAGTCTTCGGATCCGTCTGGGTACCCGTCGCATTGGGTGCAGGGGGATTTATCCTTGCCGTTGCGGTATGAGTTTAATCCGGGGTCGCCGCGCGATGGGGTGACGGTGCGGGTGCCCGTTGCCGTGTTGGCGCGGGTGCGTGACGTGGGGTTCGACTGGTTGGTGCCGGGTATGCTCACAGAGTTGCTGACGGCCACGATTCGCGCGTTACCGAAAAATTTGCGCACGCAGTTGGTTCCGGCGCCCGATGTTGCGGGCGAGTTAGCGGTTTGGATTCGGAGTAATATTTGGGGGCTTGAGGGCACGCGAACCACCGCGGGGCATCCGCATTCGCGTGGTGCAAACGGTTCTAGTGATTCAGCCGCCGCTAACAGGTTGGACGGTTCGGCCGCCGCTAACAGGTTGGACAGTTCAGCCGCCGCTAACAGCGCACCGGGTGAGGCCGCTTCCTCTGATTCTTCTGGCACGCGAAAACCTCAAGCGCAGCAGAGTAAACCTCAAGCGCAACGGCGGGAACCGAAGGGGGACACACAAAAGGGTTCAAATGGGCCTGACCCGCGTTCTTTGGAAGCCTCTTTGGGGCGTTTAGCTGCGTGGGCGTCAAAGTCGGGTGCTGCGTCGAAAAAGTCGATCGCGAAAATGCGGCAGCAAAGCCAAGGTGGTAGCGCTGCAAGGGGTCGTTTTGAAACCGGTTCTAATGCTGGTTCCAATTCGGCGTCGGGCGCCCGAACCAGTTCCGCGGCGTCTGCCGCTGATACCCCCGCGACTTCTGCTGAGGCTTCTGGTTCTAACACCCGGGTGGTTTCTACCGACGTGGAACCAGCACTGCCGGGCACGGAATCTGGGTTGCGTTTACCCCCGTTTTTCACCGCGTTCCAGCAGGCAGTTAAAGCGGTTAAAAACGTGGAGGTCCCAGCGGATTTGTGGGATCAGTTGGTGTTACCACCCCACGTGGTGATGCGGTTTGAGGTTGTGGATGCGAAAGGTAGGGAGATTCGCTCTGCGGAAGATCTGACGTGGCTGCAAAAACAGTTGGCGAGCCAGTCACAGCAGGCGGTGCGTTCGGCTATGCGTGACGCCTTGCAGGAGGCATTCAAAACTGCTGACCAACAGGTGTTTAAACACGACGGTAACCGGCCTGGCAAGCAGCATAAGAACCAGCAGGGCCCCCGCGGTAAGCAACGAAAAGGCATTTCGCAGCATGAGGGCAACGCGGAGGATCTGCCCGCAGTACACCCGGGTGGGCGTGCTGACCAGCATGAGGGCAAAGCGCCTCAGGGCACCGCGCCTCAACGCCGATCTAGCCAGGCTCCACGCGGCGCAACGCAGGTAGGCGGAGCGGGTAATGCAGGTGGTTTGATTCGCGAGCAAAACGGTTTGAAGCACTGGCCATCACTGCCGGACACCCAGGCAAACGGACAGTTGAGCGACCAGACTAGTGACCATCCGAACGCGACTGCCGAAGGTGGCGTGATTCCGTTGGATGTGGAAGCTCGGGGAGCTAACGGAATGATTGTGCGGGCTTACCCGTGTTTGGTTCCGCAAGGTTCAGCGCAGGATCCGGCGGCTGGGTTACGGTTAGCGCCCACGCGGGTGCAGGCGGATGCACAGCACCGGCAGGGGTTGGCGCATTTGGTGTTGGCGCAGGTGGCACTATCCACTACCCGGGTGTCTACGCGTTGGTCAGGCAAGCAGGCGCTCGTGCTGGCGTCGAGTCCGTATTCGAGTACTGAGGAGCTGATTGCGCAGGCGCAGCGTGCCGCAACGCTCAGTTTGATTGATGAGGCTCCGCAACCGCCTTATAAGGTGCGGACTAAACCGCGTTTTCAGGCGCTGCTGAAGTTTGTGCGTGAGAACTTGGAGGACCGCATCTACCAGGTTCTAGGGTACGTTGTGGATGCCCTGGCGCAGTACAATACCGTCACCCAGCAGTTACGGAAGCATTCTTCCCCCTCTGAGTTACGTTTAGTTACGGATGTGAAAGCTCGTGTTGATGCCTTGGTGAACGATCGGATGCTGCAGGACACACCATTTGCCTGGCTGCCGCACGTGGCGCGGTTCGTGCAGGCACAAAGTAAGCGTTTAGATAAGGCTTCGTCTTCCCCCACCGCTCTAGCCCGTGATGATGCTAATGCGCGTTCCCTTGCGGTTTTGCATGCGGA